A section of the Verrucomicrobiales bacterium genome encodes:
- a CDS encoding aquaporin — translation MRMKRRLLAEFLGTFTLIFAGTGAIVIDVATKGGVSHAGIALTFGLVVLAMIYTFGDISGAHLNPAVTTAFALAGRFSWADVVPYVGAQIVGAFAASGLLKFLFPEDVRLGATLPAGSVSQSLILEIVLTFILMMVILSVSTGAKEKGITAGIAIGAVIALEAMFAGPICGASMNPVRSLSPAVVSGQMQHLWVYLVGTTLGAALAVPVCCAVRGGNCCGASAADS, via the coding sequence ATGCGCATGAAAAGACGCTTGCTGGCCGAGTTTCTGGGAACCTTCACGCTGATCTTTGCGGGAACGGGAGCGATCGTGATTGACGTGGCTACCAAGGGCGGAGTTTCCCATGCCGGAATTGCCCTGACGTTTGGGTTGGTGGTGTTGGCCATGATCTACACATTCGGCGACATCAGCGGGGCTCATCTCAATCCGGCTGTGACGACCGCCTTCGCCCTGGCTGGCCGCTTTTCCTGGGCGGATGTCGTCCCGTATGTTGGCGCACAGATCGTCGGAGCATTTGCGGCGAGCGGACTGTTGAAATTCCTCTTTCCGGAAGATGTACGCTTGGGGGCGACTCTTCCTGCTGGCAGCGTTTCGCAAAGCCTGATTCTCGAGATTGTTCTCACGTTCATTCTCATGATGGTGATCCTGAGCGTGTCCACCGGTGCCAAGGAAAAGGGGATCACGGCCGGCATCGCCATCGGCGCTGTGATCGCCCTTGAGGCGATGTTTGCCGGGCCAATCTGCGGAGCTTCCATGAACCCCGTCCGGTCTCTCTCCCCTGCAGTTGTGAGCGGACAGATGCAGCACCTGTGGGTGTATTTGGTCGGCACCACCCTAGGCGCAGCCTTGGCGGTGCCCGTCTGCTGCGCGGTCCGGGGAGGGAATTGCTGTGGGGCATCCGCTGCTGACTCCTAA
- a CDS encoding winged helix-turn-helix transcriptional regulator has product MQDLVKVAKAFADPTRVRIISALRGRELCVCELCEGLKIGQSTLSTHLAVIRDAGLVRARKQGKWVYYELDADKQPLLKAVFEFFSFSLKKDARLSRDARALTTGGNAVAERARCGPGQSPAKRQRGCA; this is encoded by the coding sequence ATGCAGGATTTGGTCAAAGTAGCCAAAGCTTTTGCGGACCCGACGCGTGTGCGAATCATCAGCGCGCTGCGGGGGCGCGAGCTCTGTGTCTGTGAGCTGTGCGAGGGGCTCAAGATTGGTCAATCCACGCTCTCCACGCATTTAGCGGTCATTCGCGATGCCGGGCTGGTGCGAGCTCGCAAGCAGGGCAAATGGGTTTACTACGAACTCGATGCCGACAAACAACCCTTGCTTAAGGCAGTATTCGAGTTTTTTAGCTTCAGCTTGAAAAAAGATGCTCGGCTCTCTCGGGATGCTCGGGCGTTGACGACGGGCGGCAACGCGGTTGCTGAGCGTGCGCGCTGTGGGCCTGGTCAGTCACCCGCCAAGCGGCAACGAGGATGCGCATGA
- a CDS encoding arsenate reductase ArsC, whose product MSTNPTTPLILVLCTGNSCRSHLAEGILRAASQGRFRVASAGSKPAGYVHPLAIKALAEIGLDISAHTSKHMNDFLEQPVETVITVCGNADQACPMFPGQLNRHHWGFDDPAHAAGTDEEKMQVFRRVRDEIRRVFEAYAAGRLDQLKGLTAAQV is encoded by the coding sequence ATGAGCACCAATCCCACTACCCCACTCATCCTCGTCCTTTGCACCGGAAATTCGTGCCGCAGCCATTTGGCTGAGGGCATCCTGCGCGCAGCCTCACAGGGCCGATTCCGGGTTGCCAGCGCGGGAAGCAAGCCGGCGGGATATGTGCATCCTTTGGCGATCAAAGCCCTGGCGGAGATCGGGTTGGATATCTCCGCCCACACTTCCAAGCACATGAACGACTTTCTTGAGCAGCCCGTTGAAACCGTCATCACGGTGTGCGGAAACGCCGATCAGGCCTGCCCGATGTTCCCGGGGCAGTTGAACCGCCACCACTGGGGCTTTGATGATCCTGCGCATGCGGCAGGAACGGACGAGGAAAAGATGCAGGTCTTTCGTCGCGTGCGCGACGAAATCCGCCGGGTTTTTGAGGCCTATGCCGCTGGACGGCTGGATCAGTTGAAGGGACTCACGGCTGCGCAGGTGTGA